From a single Acidobacteriota bacterium genomic region:
- a CDS encoding HlyC/CorC family transporter encodes MEAEIALSALILILLAFLATVDMAFSQLSDISLRRLASDVEDSDSPARAVFLRQILIDRSGFRFALSLTIHILLITFAVLVTVSAIEWLSTPQEVALYSLAIALTATILFRQLIPKMIVRSDPEKRLMALLPAVRPLYTAWSWTIAPFSRFLGTGNEAVRLDATSTPESIEEAEDDAADDLQALIEVGEAEGIIEERDRELIESMVGFSDTVAGDVMTPRTEIVAISIEATVRDARDLIIEHKYSRILVYSGSIENIEGVLYVRDLLQAWANGNEMLPIKDMLRPAFFVPETKPASDLLKAMQQNHVQIAVVIDEYGGVAGVVTVEDLIEEIVGEIEDEDIEEEEIIEIIEGEDGYWDVVGSTEIDKIERLLGLDLEDEEYNTIAGLVVTEAGYVPKKGEQLVVRGLHVEVLRSDGKRIQLLRLKPDGGDENAEAAATE; translated from the coding sequence ATGGAAGCAGAGATAGCACTTAGTGCCTTGATCCTTATTTTGCTGGCGTTTCTGGCGACGGTGGACATGGCATTTTCCCAACTTTCGGACATTTCACTCCGTCGGCTTGCGAGCGATGTTGAAGATTCCGATTCGCCTGCGCGTGCCGTTTTTCTAAGGCAGATACTCATCGACCGCTCCGGGTTTCGCTTTGCCCTTTCGCTGACGATCCATATTCTGCTTATCACCTTCGCTGTACTCGTGACAGTCTCTGCGATCGAATGGCTTTCGACGCCGCAGGAGGTTGCTCTCTATTCGCTCGCCATCGCACTTACTGCGACGATCCTTTTTCGGCAACTGATCCCGAAAATGATCGTCCGTTCCGATCCTGAAAAGCGGTTAATGGCTTTGCTCCCGGCGGTCCGGCCGCTTTATACGGCATGGAGCTGGACGATCGCACCGTTCTCGCGATTTCTCGGCACCGGAAACGAGGCCGTCCGCTTGGATGCAACCTCGACGCCCGAAAGCATCGAAGAGGCGGAAGACGACGCCGCAGACGACCTTCAGGCACTTATCGAGGTCGGCGAAGCCGAGGGCATAATCGAGGAACGCGACCGCGAGCTTATTGAATCGATGGTCGGCTTCAGCGACACGGTCGCCGGCGACGTTATGACGCCGCGAACCGAGATCGTCGCTATCTCGATCGAGGCCACCGTCCGCGATGCCCGCGACCTGATAATCGAGCACAAGTATTCCCGCATTCTTGTTTACAGCGGAAGCATCGAGAACATTGAGGGTGTGCTTTACGTCCGCGACCTTCTCCAGGCCTGGGCAAATGGGAACGAAATGCTCCCCATCAAGGACATGCTCCGGCCGGCGTTCTTCGTGCCGGAAACGAAACCGGCTTCAGACCTTCTCAAGGCGATGCAGCAAAATCACGTCCAGATCGCCGTTGTCATTGATGAATACGGCGGCGTGGCGGGCGTCGTAACGGTCGAGGACCTCATCGAGGAGATAGTTGGTGAGATCGAGGATGAAGACATTGAGGAAGAGGAGATCATTGAGATCATCGAGGGCGAGGACGGCTACTGGGACGTCGTTGGCTCGACCGAGATCGACAAGATCGAGCGGCTGCTCGGCCTAGACCTCGAAGATGAGGAATACAACACTATCGCCGGGCTTGTCGTAACAGAAGCGGGCTACGTGCCAAAAAAAGGCGAGCAGCTCGTCGTTCGCGGCCTGCATGTAGAGGTTCTCCGCAGCGACGGCAAACGCATTCAGCTTCTCCGGCTAAAGCCCGACGGCGGCGATGAGAATGCCGAAGCCGCCGCGACCGAATAA